The following coding sequences are from one Melospiza melodia melodia isolate bMelMel2 chromosome 2, bMelMel2.pri, whole genome shotgun sequence window:
- the P2RY8 gene encoding P2Y purinoceptor 8 yields MVKNESHLDDLTLAMLQNKTVSITLPVVYTVVAVVSIPGNLFSLWVLCWHIKPKTPSVIFMINLSITDLMLALCFPFQISYHVRSNHWTFGKTLCSLVTVMFYSNMYSSILTMTFISMERYMGVVHPLKSVKWRRKRYALGACLAMWFALLLAFYPLETTDLTYEVKELGIITCFDVLKWNMLPNFAAWVAFLLTLFVVLFLIPFVVTVGCYIGIIRKLIQTSSRYGNRQKTRSIYLAIIVLLSFITCFAPNNFILLAHMISRLFYNRSLYPAYKLTLCLSCFNNCIDPFIYYFASREFYQKFMQLFRPMVPLNDSSENRRESLFSGRTMSARSMSSGPMDGLEGVRINLQRQESVF; encoded by the coding sequence ATGGTTAAAAACGAATCCCACCTGGACGATTTGACACTGGCAATGCTCCAGAATAAAACAGTCTCCATCACCCTCCCAGTTGTGTATACAGTAGTGGCTGTGGTCAGCATCCCTGGCAATTTGTTCTCCCTTTGGGTGCTCTGCTGGCACATCAAACCCAAAACACCTTCTGTTATTTTCATGATCAACTTAAGCATCACGGACCTTATGCTGGCCTTATGTTTCCCCTTCCAGATTTCTTATCACGTCCGAAGCAATCACTGGACATTTGGCAAGACTCTTTGCAGCCTTGTGACAGTGATGTTCTATTCCAACATGTATTCTTCCATACTGACCATGACCTTTATCAGCATGGAGCGGTACATGGGTGTGGTACACCCCTTGAAGTCGGTCAAGTGGAGAAGAAAAAGATATGCCTTGGGTGCCTGCCTAGCTATGTGGTTTGCCTTGCTACTAGCCTTCTACCCACTAGAAACTACAGACCTGACCTATGAAGTGAAAGAATTAGGGATTATAACCTGTTTTGATGTCCTTAAATGGAATATGCTGCCCAACTTTGCAGCTTGGGTAGCCTTTCTCCTCACTTTATTTGTTGTGCTGTTCCTGATCCCTTTTGTTGTAACAGTTGGATGCTACATTGGTATCATTAGGAAGCTAATTCAGACATCAAGCAGATATGGCAATAGGCAAAAGACTAGATCCATATACCTGGCAATAATTGTCCTTCTGTCCTTCATCACTTGCTTTGCCCCCAATAACTTTATCCTACTTGCACATATGATCAGCCGCCTATTTTACAACCGCAGTTTGTACCCTGCCTACAAGCTCACCTTGTGCCTCAGTTGCTTCAACAACTGCATAGATCccttcatttattattttgcaTCGAGAGAATTTTACCAGAAATTCATGCAATTGTTTCGCCCTATGGTACCGCTCAACGACAGCTCGGAAAACAGAAGGGAAAGTTTATTCTCTGGCAGGACCATGTCAGCCAGATCGATGTCAAGTGGACCCATGGATGGGTTAGAGGGAGTAAGGATCAATTTGCAAAGGCAGGAAAGTGTTTTTTAG